From Poecile atricapillus isolate bPoeAtr1 chromosome 13, bPoeAtr1.hap1, whole genome shotgun sequence, one genomic window encodes:
- the GPRIN1 gene encoding G protein-regulated inducer of neurite outgrowth 1 has product MWGLGAEGKAKGSSTRDVSAGSSQQPQTAKQLCESYSFEVSPPQDAGTQDTGTQVDSRVSLVSVALSPMSPPCGAAAFTFPKRETASAAPRLEPSKKDAEMQVSMPVETRSVATGPMTPVAKSPQTSYPEVQVKGTVPEVVEEEPPEPIREVSWDEKGMTWEVYGASMEVEVLGMAIQKHLEKQIEEHGRQVVVTPQTTRTGSVKGGPRKGEAKRQPSVFRALLQNVRRPRCCSRAGPAME; this is encoded by the exons ATGTGGGGACTGGGGGCCGAA GGCAAAGCCAAGGGGAGCTCAACCCGGGATgtgagtgctgggagcagccagcagcCCCAAACAGCCAAGCAGCTCTGTGAATCCTACTCCTTTGAAGTGAGCCCACCCCAGGATGCTGGGACACAAGACACGGGGACACAAGTGGACAGCCGTGTGTCCCTGGTGTCAGTGGCCTTAAGCCCCATGAGCCCCCCGTGTGGGGCTGCTGCCTTCACCTTCCCCAAGAGAGAGACGGCCTCTGCAGCCCCACGCCTCGAGCCCTCCAAGAAGGACGCGGAGATGCAGGTGTCCATGCCTGTGGAGACCCGCTCAGTGGCCACTGGGCCGATGACACCAGTGGCCAAGTCCCCGCAGACCTCGTATCCTGAGGTGCAGGTGAAGGGGACGGTGCCGGAGGTGGTGGAGGAGGAGCCTCCGGAGCCCATCCGGGAGGTGAGCTGGGATGAGAAGGGGATGACGTGGGAGGTGTATGGGGCCTCCATGGAGGTGGAGGTCCTGGGCATGGCCATCCAAAAGCACCTGGAGAAGCAGATTGAGGAACACGGGCGGCAGGTGGTGGTGACCCCGCAGACCACCCGCACCGGCTCCGTCAAGGGAGGGCCCCGCAAAGGCGAGGCCAAGAGGCAGCCCAGCGTCTTtcgggctctgctgcagaaCGTCCGGCGGCCCCGGTGCTGCTCCCGTGCCGGCCCTGCCATGGAGTGA
- the CDHR2 gene encoding cadherin-related family member 2: MAWHSLVLLPFLLATVSGNTVPIINMTIVYVPEDLELGQFAFQLEAYDLDNDPLTYQIGGTDAFYFSVDSKSGRVILRNSLDRELQARLTITVRVSDGVNSEISKKVTVIVEDRNDNAPVFQRLPYNAIIPENTSLHSIIYTVFANDSDTGNASKVSYSIQEVIPDNLKNLQLFYILPNGSVVLNGSLDYSKNTFYQIKILAQDGGGWLHNNWTVQESFTYLSLTIKDMPNLNPRFLNAPYSGSVPENCDLDTIVLTVTAMDQDTGVNDEIFYIISNVSVPFVINNTTGIITVSEPLDREQLPSEEVLLKVTALEKNLDIHGKVASASTLVTVLVTDVNDNKPQFYNCSLSSCDFSASAQNNFMGNIIEHSSSRLPVSNLNIVARDPDKGINSSFELSLQGPNANAFTVFPTTIVGTGEVQILVQNSSLVDYEISHVMVVQIIANDTGNPTDCCSTATVTIDLIDSNDHIPEFPQSTYYLNVTENSPDGTIISPNITAYDPDSGILGQITYQLLPETICKIFTVNATTGALLVYNGSLLDRETRSIYYANLQATDGGNLVGTTVLEITVLDANDMAPVIIGSYFISVDEGQNVSTQIQAIDNDEPGSCNSKLGFEILTGLFSNNFTINAVTGEMYSKEPLDREALEDERGQMVVTVMVYDHGEPQLSTTVDVTITVGDLNDNIPMFLNQSYEFSVFEESPAAESFVGEVEATDADRTEINSRISFRLQRGGGSSNFLIRSSRRGPGNYSGQLSVDPDMPLDYDTLPQKFFTLTVLAENTAADNAGDKANVSVTVHILDVNDESPTILSDSLQDVSVAENGTQQGLIRMLNAFDPDTNHSLVFEELEVTCFKGDSSAEDVCWDWFMLAPNGSVLVNSSDIDYEVCDTVLLTLRVEDLYTEKGNRYSQNETLRIIIIDVNDNTPVFEAISEIFVVVPEISVTGLQVATVKATDVDSGMGGNITFSIISVVLVDDTGVTRPFGNLFMISTTFDKGAYIGRILVSSNLDASLKGQYKVTVEAKDGEEPVHRVQTVLNIFTVDQSYRVRLQFLSTVEEVQSNSENIKLALTTVTKAAVYVVAIRSVEDTRDTHMDAKSVMEAYFVYSNGTALDVNDLSTLIQSDPLGLAELVKLGLAVIGPGEVTKPTKETELIGIIAGLAAFLLIFILVMTLVLVLTTRSYKRKLSAMKALKVATTFNPVTAQHGAGIPGTNQYNAEGANPMLNHPLDPSHDLGFHEDSISVTSMNSLDENTVNAPADDNFEVRQVKMRPTDPTDKEVLVAALNLKEPTKTAYLNTTFTTTDL, translated from the exons ATGGCATGGCACTCTTTGGTGctgctccccttcctcctgGCAACAG TTTCAGGCAACACAGTCCCCATCATCAACATGACCATCGTCTACGTGCCTGAGGACCTGGAGCTGG gccagTTTGCTTTCCAGCTGGAGGCTTATGACCTAGACAACGACCCTCTCACCTACCAAATCGGCGGGACAGAcgctttctatttctctgtcGACTCCAAATCAGGCAGAGTGATACTGAGGAACTCTCTGGACCGTGAG CTCCAGGCCAGGCTCACCATCACTGTCAGAGTGTCGGATGGTGTAAATAGTGAG ATCTCCAAAAAAGTTACCGTCATCGTGGAGGACCGTAATGACAACGCCCCGGTCTTCCAACGCCTGCCGTATAATGCCATCATCCCTGAG AACACGAGTCTGCACAGCATCATCTACACCGTGTTTGCCAACGACAGCGACACTGGGAACGCCTCCAAAGTCAGCTACAGCATCCAGGAG GTGATCCCAGACAACTTGAAGAATCTCCAGCTTTTCTACATCCTGCCCAATGGGAGTGTGGTGCTCAATGGTTCCCTGGACTATTCCAAGAACACTTTCTACCAGATCAAGATCCTTGCCCAG gaTGGTGGAGGATGGCTGCACAACAACTGGACTGTCCAGGAGAGCTTTACTTACCTGTCCCTGACCATTAAGGACATGCCTAACCTGAACCCACGGTTCCTCAATGCGCCCTACTCGGGCTCTGTGCCTGAGAACTGCGACCTG GACACCATTGTGCTGACTGTCACTGCCATGGACCAAGACACAGGGGTGAATGATGAAATCTTCTACATCATCAGCA ATGTCAGTGTTCCTTTTGTTATCAATAACACAACGGGCATCATCACTGTGAGTGAGCCCCTGGACCGTGAGCAGCTGCCAAGCGAGGAAGTGCTACTGAAAGTCACG GCACTTGAGAAGAACCTGGATATTCATGGCAAGGTGGCCAGCGCCAGCACCCTGGTGACAGTCTTGGTGACTGATGTCAATGACAACAAGCCCCAGTTCTACAACTGCTCCCTGTCCAGCTGCGACTTCTCTGCCAGTGCTCAGAACAACTTCATGGGCAACATCATAGAGCACTCCTCCTCCAGACTGCCAGTGTCCAACCTCAACATCGTTGCCCGAGACCCAGATAAG ggcatCAACAGCAGTTTTGAGCTGAGCCTGCAGGGTCCGAATGCAAACGCCTTCACTGTGTTCCCCACAACCATTGTGGGCACAGGGGAAGTCCAGATCCTGGTGCAAAACTCATCCTTAGTGGACTACGAGATAAGCCATGTCATGGTGGTGCAG ATCATTGCCAATGACACAGGGAACCCTACAGactgctgctccacagccacCGTGACCATCGACCTCATCGACAGCAATGACCACATCCCTGAGTTCCCCCAGAGCACCTACTACCTGAATGTGACAGAGAACAGCCCCGATGGCACCATCATCTCCCCAAACATCACG GCCTATGATCCAGACAGCGGCATCCTGGGCCAGATCACCtaccagctgctcccagagacCAT CTGTAAAATCTTCACGGTGAACGCCACAACCGGGGCACTGCTGGTGTACAACGGGAGCTTGCTGGACAGGGAGACTCGCTCCATCTACTACGCCAACCTCCAGGCCACGGATGGGGGCAACCTGGTGGGCACTACGGTGCTGGAGATCACCGTGCTGGACGCCAATGACATGGCACCCGTCATCATTGGCTCCTACTTCATCTCAGTGGATGAGGGGCAGAATGTTAGTACCCAGATCCAG GCCATCGACAATGACGAGCCTGGAAGCTGCAACAGCAAATTGGGCTTCGAGATCTTGACAGGACTGTTCAGCAACAACTTTACCATCAATGCAGTCACAGGTGAGATGTATAGCAAGGAGCCGCTGGACCGTGAGGCCTTGGAAGATGAGCGTGGACAGATGGTGGTGACAGTGATGGTGTATGACCACGGCGAGCCACAGCTGAGCACCACGGTGGACGTCACCATCACCGTGGGG GACCTGAATGACAACATTCCCATGTTCCTCAACCAGTCCTATGAGTTCTCAGTCTTTGAAGAATCTCCAG CTGCAGAGTCCTTCGTGGGTGAGGTGGAGGCCACAGATGCCGACCGGACAGAAATCAATTCCCGCATTTCATTCCGACTTCAAAGAGGCGGTGGCTCCAGCAACTTCTTAATCCGCTCATCCCGCCGGGGGCCAGGGAACTACAGTGGGCAGCTGTCTGTAGACCCTGACATGCCCCTGGACTATGACACACTGCCGCAGAAGTTCTTCACCCTGACAGTGCTGGCAGAAAACACGGCTGCAGACAACGCAGGGGACAAGGCCAATGTCTCAGTGACAGTCCACATCCTAGATGTCAATGACGAGTCCCCCACCATCCTGTCAGACTCACTGCAGGACGTGTCGGTGGCTGAGAACGGGACACAGCAGGGTCTGATCCGCATGCTCAACGCCTTCGACCCTGACACCAACCACTCGCTGGTCTTCGAGGAGCTGGAGGTCACCTGCTTCAAGGGGGACAGCAGTGCTGAGGACGTGTGCTGGGACTGGTTCATGCTGGCACCCAACGGCTCGGtgctggtgaacagctcggaCATCGACTACGAGGTGTGTGACACAGTCCTGCTCACACTGCGGGTGGAGGACCTGTACACTGAGAAGGGAAACCGCTACAGCCAGAACG AAACCCTGAGGATCATCATTATTGATGTGAATGATAACACGCCAGTCTTCGAGGCCATCTCAGAGATTTTTG TGGTTGTCCCCGAAATCTCTGTAACGGGCCTGCAAGTGGCTACTGTGAAG gccacAGATGTCGACTCAGGGATGGGGGGAAACATCACCTTCTCCATCATCAGTGTGGTGCTTGTGGATGACACCGGGGTCACCCGGCCCTTTGGGAACCTCTTCATGATATCGACAACGTTCGACAAGGGCGCCTACATCGGGAGGATCCT GGTGTCCAGCAACCTTGATGCATCGCTGAAGGGGCAGTACAAGGTGACAGTGGAGGCTAAGGATGGTGAGGAACCAGTGCACAGAGTACAGACCGTGCTGAAT ATCTTCACAGTGGATCAGAGCTACCGTGTTCGGCTCCAGTTCCTGTCAACGGTGGAAGAAGTCCAGAGTAACTCCGAAAATATTAAATT GGCCCTGACCACCGTGACCAAGGCAGCAGTCTACGTGGTGGCCATCCGAAGCGTGGAGGACACCCGTGACACCCA CATGGATGCCAAGTCAGTGATGGAGGCCTACTTTGTGTACAGCAATGGCACTGCCCTGGACGTCAATGACCTGAGCAC ACTCATACAGTCCGATCCGCTGGGCTTGGCTGAGCTGGTGAAACTGGGCCTGGCTGTCATT ggccccgGGGAGGTGACAAAGCCCACCAAGGAGACAGAGCTGATTGGCATTATCGCAGGATTGGCAGCATTCCTGCTCATCTTCATACTCGTCATGACCCTGGTTTTGGTACTCACCACCAGGAG CTACAAGAGGAAGCTGAGTGCCATGAAGGCTCTGAAGGTGGCCACAACATTCAACCCTGTCACAGCACAGCACGGAGCTGGCATCCCTGGGACCAACCAGTACAATGCTGAGGG GGCCAACCCCATGCTGAACCACCCGCTCGATCCCTCCCACGATCTGGGCTTCCACGAGGACTCCATCTCTGTGACCAG CATGAATTCCCTGGATGAAAATACAGTAAATGCACCAGCAGATGACAACTTTGAGGTCAGG caggtcAAAATGCGGCCAACAGACCCCACCGACAAGGAGGTGCTGGTGGCTGCCCTGAACCTGAAGGAGCCCACCAAAACAGCGTACCTCAACACCACCTTCACCACCACGGACTTGTGA